From a single Nicotiana tomentosiformis chromosome 2, ASM39032v3, whole genome shotgun sequence genomic region:
- the LOC138904963 gene encoding uncharacterized protein: MTYPGSHIRMEKSSKNEFMYLYISLYAFIKGFDYCRPIIVVDDSHLKSAYTGTFVLASMLDGAAYGVVYSENDVAWLWLFGQFKVACGERENMCIISDRNESILKSISRVYPTVPHFACIWNLWNNVYKRFKKSHAKLSEVYFSMAKAYTQDEFDSLMEKVEKVDIRVKDYLELAGYEKWARLYAPVNRGWTMASNIADSINSALVSARELPIYDFLEEVRKMF; encoded by the exons ATGACATATCCTGGTTCACATATTAGAATGGAAAAATCATCTAAAAATGAGTTCATGTATTTGTATATATCGTTGTATGCTTTTATAAAGGGGTTCGATTACTGTAGACCCATCATTGTTGTGGATGACAGCCACCTAAAATCAGCATATACAGGGACATTCGTCTTGGCTAGCATGTTGGATGGTGCAG CATATGGTGTTGTTTATTCAGAGAATGATGTTGCTTGGTTGTGGCTCTTTGGGCAATTTAAGGTGGCTTGTGGCGAGCGGGAAAATATGTGCATCATTTCAGATAGGAATGAGAGCATACTCAAATCTATATCGAGAGTGTATCCTACGGTACCCCATTTTGCTTGTATATGGAATCTATGGAACAACGTATATAAGAGATTCAAAAAGAGTCATGCAAAGTTGAGCGAGGTATACTTTTCAATGGCAAAAGCATACACCCAGGATGAATTTGATAGTCTAATGGAAAAGGTGGAGAAGGTAGATATTCGGGTTAAAGATTACTTAGAATTAGCTGGATACGAAAAGTGGGCTAGGTTGTATGCACCTGTTAACCGGGGATGGACCATGGCGTCAAATATTGCTGACTCAATCAATTCGGCACTTGTATCAGCTAGAGAATTGCCAATATACGACTTCCTAGAAGAAGTTAGGAAGATGTTTTGA